Below is a genomic region from Nitrospira sp..
CACCCATAGGCTCATCGCGAAGCCTGCCGCCCACGCGGCAATCCGTATTTTCGGATGCCAGGTCGCTCTGACACGTGCCCAGCGCCGGTGCCGACGCTCGCTCTCGACTTGGCCTCGCGACTCTCTCCAGCGGTTTTGCCGATAGGTGGGTTGTTCGGCTTTCGGCTTTCTTCTGAACAGGCGCATCATACCCGTCGCGTCCTTCCCTTCGATCTTTGAGGGGACATCCGTGCCACGGCTGATTCCAGGATCCGTTCCGTCAGGTCGTCGTAGCCGATCCCCGCTTGGGCCGCGGCCATCGGAAGGAGGCTCGTCTCGGTCATGCCCGGCGCCGTATTGATCTCCAACACATAGGGACGCCCGCGCGGCGTAATGCGAAAGTCAACACGGGCGGCCCCGGCGCAATTCAGGACTTCATACGCGCGCAACGCCAGCGAGCGGATCTTCCCGATGACGGGCTCCGGAAGCGGCGCCGGACAGAGATAGCGGGTCTTTCCCTTCTCGTACTTCGCGGAGTAGTCGTAAAAGCCACCGGGGGCGACGATTTCCACCGCCGGCAACGCGAGCGGTGCCCGTCCTGCTCGACCGAGCAACGAAACCGTGACCTCATGCCCGGGAATGTACGCTTCGACCACCGCATCTCGATCGTAGCGGTGGGCCAGAGCCAGAGCCTTGTTCCATTGTGCTCGTTGTTTCACGATGGTCACGCCGATCGTCGACCCTTCGGATGCCGGCTTCACGACCACCGGCCAGCGTAGTTTCGCCTTCCTCAAGGCTTGGTCGTCCGACAGAACCTGTCCGCGCTTCAGCACCAAGCCGGGAGGCACCGGAATGCCATGCGCCGCCAAAATCGTCTTGGTCGTGACTTTGTGCATGCCGACAGAGCTGGCTTGGACACCCGATCCCGTATAGGGGATGCCAAGGGTCTCGAGAAAACCTTGAATGGATCCGTCTTCTCCTCCCGGCCCATGCAGAGCCAGGAATGCGACAGCAATCCGATGCTTCTCAAGATCTCGACTTAAGCCGGAGCCGACGTCGATCGCGACGGCGTCGTATCCTCTCCGGCGCAGGGCACGATGAACAGCCGATCCGGTACGGAGCGACACCTCCCGCTCCGAAGACTGTCCTCCCATCAGGACTCCGATCCGACCCCTGGTCAGTAGGGAACGTTGGGGCATCGTGTTAGTTCAGTCGTCGACCTTTATCGAAGGTCGCGGCTGCCATCCGATCGTGACATCCGTAAACGCTCACCGTCCGGCCTCCCCGACGATCCGGAGTTCGAGATCCAATCGCACACCAGTCTGTCGCTTGATCGCCCGCCGGACTTTTCCGATCAAGGCGATGACGTCGGCGGCCTGCGCTCGCCCGCGATTGACGATGAAATTGCCGTGTCTGGTCGACACTTCCGCATCGCCCACGCGCAACCCCTTGAGTTGCATCATCTCGATCAGGCGGCCCGCTGAATCGTTCGCCGGATTCTTGAAGACGCACCCGGCGCTGGGCATCGTGAGCGGTTGCGTATCACGCCGATACTGGAGATACTCTTTGACCACCCGCTCGATGTCTCCCCTGATCCCCTTGCGCAGTTGCAGCCACACGCCGACCACGATGCCCTTGGGCAACTTGGCGTGCCGGTACTCGAAAGGAATCGCCCAGGCCGGAATGTCCTGGATCAAGCCGGCGGAGGTCACGACGCGCACGGCTTTCAGCGCATCCTTCATCTCGCCCAGCCTGGTTCCCGCATTCATGACGACGCAACCCGCGACAGTGCCGGGAATTCCCGCCGCCCATTCGAGTCCGGCGAGAGCCCGCCGGACGGCATAGCCGATCAACGTCGGCATTCCCACACCCCCTTCGGCGTACAACACCTCTCCTGGCTCTTCTCTGATCGTACGGAACTTCCCCAAGTGCACCACGATCCCCCGGATGCCGCCGTCGCGGATCAAGAGGTTCGTGCCGCCCACGACAAACAGAGGGATACCGTGTGCGCGTGCTTGCATGGCCAGGCGACAGACATCGTCCACGTCGGCCGGTTCGACCACGACGTCGGCCGGCCCTCCGATCTTGAACGACGTATAGGAGTCCAGCGGAACATCAAAGCGCACCGTTCCTCTGACCTGCGCCACAGCCGCTCGGATGTCCTTCTTCTGAAACTTCGCGCCGGCATGTTTTGCACCGCCCCGCAATCTCGCGCGATTCATCGTGTCATGTACCGGGAGCCAGCCTCGACAGCAAGACGGGCCCAGATTTCCAAATATCGCCGGCGCCCAGGGTTAACACCAGATCTCCCGGTTTGATCTCCGGTAACACCCGATCCACCAAGTCCTCTTTCCGCTCCACGAATGTCACCGACGGATGGCCTGCCGTCCGGATCGCCTCGGCCAACCTGGCCCCGGAAATGCCCGGAAGCGGTTGTTCACTGGCCGCATAGATGTCCGTCAGGAACAACCGGTCGGCATCGACGAAGGCGCGTGAAAAGTCCTCCAGCAGATCTCTCGTTCTCGTATAACGATGCGGTTGGAAGAGGACGATCAAGCGCCGGTCGGTCCATCCCTGTTTGGCTGCCGCCAGCGTGGCCTTGATCTCCGTCGGATGATGGCCGTAGTCGTCCACCACCATGATGCCCGCTGCTTCTCCCCGCAGATGGAACCGTCGCTCGACGCCCGTAAAGGCCGCCAGCGCCTTGCGGATTAAGTCCGTCGGCACGTCCAATTCGATCCCGATGGCGATCGCCGCCAGCGCGTTGGAGACGTTGTGAATGCCCGGAACCGAGAGGCGGAACGGACCGAGATTGCGTCCTCGAAAGAAGGCGCGAAATTCGGCCCCCCACTGTTTGAGGCTGATGTCGGTCGCCCGGAAATCCGGCGAGATCCCGTCGGCCTCACGCAATCCATAGGTTTGATACCGCTTCACGATTTTCGGGAACAACGCTCGAAGCCGGTCGTCGTCAGAGCAGAGAACCGCCAAACCATAAAACGGCACCTTGTTGATGAACTCAAGAAAGCTTTCGTTGATCCGCTCCATACTGCCGTAATGGTCGAGATGCTCTCTGTCCAGATTCGTCACGGCGACGACTGTCGGAGACAATCGTAGAAATGAGCCGTCGCTTTCGTCCGCTTCCGCTACCAACAGGTCACCTCGCCCCAGCCGCGCATGGCTTCCGAGCGCGTTGACCTTGCCGCCGATGACCATTGTGGGATCCAATCCACCCTGTGCGAGCACGTTGGCCACCATCGATGTGGTCGTGGTCTTGCCATGGGCACCGGCAATCGCCACGCCGAATTTCAGCCGCATCAACTCGGCCAGCATCTCTGCCCGCGGGATCACCGGGACCTGTTTCGCCTTGGCGAAACTGACCTCCGGGTTCGTGGGAGAAACCGCGGACGAAATCACGACGACCTGCGCATCGCCTACATTGGACTCCTGGTGACCGATGAAGATGCGCCCGCCCAATTCTTCCAAACGTCGTGTGGTATCGGAGGCCTGCAGATCCGAACCGCTGACTTTGTAGCCGAGCGTGAGCAGCACCTCGGCGATCCCGCTCATACCCGCCCCCCCGATTCCTACCAG
It encodes:
- the murC gene encoding UDP-N-acetylmuramate--L-alanine ligase, producing the protein MFRKTQQIHLVGIGGAGMSGIAEVLLTLGYKVSGSDLQASDTTRRLEELGGRIFIGHQESNVGDAQVVVISSAVSPTNPEVSFAKAKQVPVIPRAEMLAELMRLKFGVAIAGAHGKTTTTSMVANVLAQGGLDPTMVIGGKVNALGSHARLGRGDLLVAEADESDGSFLRLSPTVVAVTNLDREHLDHYGSMERINESFLEFINKVPFYGLAVLCSDDDRLRALFPKIVKRYQTYGLREADGISPDFRATDISLKQWGAEFRAFFRGRNLGPFRLSVPGIHNVSNALAAIAIGIELDVPTDLIRKALAAFTGVERRFHLRGEAAGIMVVDDYGHHPTEIKATLAAAKQGWTDRRLIVLFQPHRYTRTRDLLEDFSRAFVDADRLFLTDIYAASEQPLPGISGARLAEAIRTAGHPSVTFVERKEDLVDRVLPEIKPGDLVLTLGAGDIWKSGPVLLSRLAPGT
- a CDS encoding D-alanine--D-alanine ligase; this translates as MPQRSLLTRGRIGVLMGGQSSEREVSLRTGSAVHRALRRRGYDAVAIDVGSGLSRDLEKHRIAVAFLALHGPGGEDGSIQGFLETLGIPYTGSGVQASSVGMHKVTTKTILAAHGIPVPPGLVLKRGQVLSDDQALRKAKLRWPVVVKPASEGSTIGVTIVKQRAQWNKALALAHRYDRDAVVEAYIPGHEVTVSLLGRAGRAPLALPAVEIVAPGGFYDYSAKYEKGKTRYLCPAPLPEPVIGKIRSLALRAYEVLNCAGAARVDFRITPRGRPYVLEINTAPGMTETSLLPMAAAQAGIGYDDLTERILESAVARMSPQRSKGRTRRV
- the murB gene encoding UDP-N-acetylmuramate dehydrogenase is translated as MNRARLRGGAKHAGAKFQKKDIRAAVAQVRGTVRFDVPLDSYTSFKIGGPADVVVEPADVDDVCRLAMQARAHGIPLFVVGGTNLLIRDGGIRGIVVHLGKFRTIREEPGEVLYAEGGVGMPTLIGYAVRRALAGLEWAAGIPGTVAGCVVMNAGTRLGEMKDALKAVRVVTSAGLIQDIPAWAIPFEYRHAKLPKGIVVGVWLQLRKGIRGDIERVVKEYLQYRRDTQPLTMPSAGCVFKNPANDSAGRLIEMMQLKGLRVGDAEVSTRHGNFIVNRGRAQAADVIALIGKVRRAIKRQTGVRLDLELRIVGEAGR